The following proteins are encoded in a genomic region of Periophthalmus magnuspinnatus isolate fPerMag1 chromosome 10, fPerMag1.2.pri, whole genome shotgun sequence:
- the sh3tc2 gene encoding SH3 domain and tetratricopeptide repeat-containing protein 2 isoform X1: MALICGSCRFWSWVASCCCRPFLNSSCCSGLIKVCLSSFTDISPAELDALWREPAYTFGGAHDHFSGNDNMTQGEDEGGALGESGEGGAESDSYWKKKEAFLRGSKVSLGEKFSSEILLLFTGRRRSTGPDRLLQEALRTRLRVVESNSKDVIQLFKDLSARLVSVHAEKDSFVLTFKTVEEIWKFSTYLALGFVARCLENFLCDQSFWLDPELLSDLEINVTVDEEHLATLYLGLLLQEGCFFAKALFTRNDINEDDEDQLSFKKNDLLLARDTGQENMWEGTMLSTGSHGLVPVNAMQPLPYPFYQWFLRKYPGHAGCASMEKELFEHPIVTGSCVAVVDYSPQTPDELQLNQGDVVQIEGLLLRGLAVFVATHTLTGQTGFVHKAHVKPFDTAPLGRRLLFLTEEERSALAQVKPCSIEPCDSGLLDKLFSSDISSVYRLDRLDDSDFMYIKSTPKHDYKVSSSARQSLMSERSSGTPPYHSSPRNSLSQAPSRLSFYQPLSALPREPERLTFHPEDTFRELDEFQEEPPLFLDESSWDGDEPELNDPTLTLLRQEHFQAEFVPLYDLQYSFLWVTFGGRSEEDLSGHLESVRECAKRMGVHWAHRRACFLLGRLCAKKLKLSQARVYYEEALSVHVDSFSDTPLLIALVTNLTAVYLKQRMADKLPLTLEKACALLLCLPCHNFTSSDEFELLNLLLRRAIVLGDKYLEARVCYLTSNLFLSLRKPDDALPFVERLQFLSVTLSANENQPVAPVDLNWLLSGLYHRKYMPYLALASVSLDSRQDHSLQDAFQRIELFIKNSVRLNPCWREGTSLLPAQIVVYLQQALVIAEREEELNTQRDLCLGLASLYQQYGALDKAVRCAQQGVETGGHINEEEGFEASVLFGWLLVLTGQAEKAQAILKPLLTSLQCSDSLTQRGVIHNLLALCLRRQGEVSEARGHLQSALIISRESGNQRNQALALANLGCLAIDVGAPSVAEILLVRSLHLFMELWESPTDEEHVQTYLWLGRSYKDRRRSQDIRKCYEMGLLIALHAKNLHSQMVVAKVLSRLYADLLLYGQSIVYYEHCAAVSRELKDKRLEGEYLEILSSLYLSLNTEKSSRKSLDYTKQSLRISIDLGKREEESETWLQVGRIYYLISEDELADMYLQAAVKTALRMNDPHFTMSIYEEAGDVYFKGHRNRMASLPFYRDGGLPFARCIGDVHSEFRLLSKLTDLLMDHKDWDEALQYSTLAVEVAGKTGVDMNEWATYHRLATVYYRLEQYEMAENYYLKALSFCPPSIQHPLEAQYYTRVYCRLGNLTLYKLKDAFDAVGYFHLALAAALEDPANPEALYVVYMKLAEIYGNHMPNDELCQVHRDRAQSLKRILGGATAAAAAAAGEEDKHKNNGASCQKEEEDSSLGRSERTGDNITAPRTRETDTDTQTSILGHEVEKEADITEQIAGSSGVNAQETIPSHSHGESLATAQENITDESVHQTTEEQLDPQTDRAVPERTTHTRGIGEELCPGNVQPSIQSSLNTEDAASRGVTVENGDAEEDAAEEDPKHFFTL; the protein is encoded by the exons ACATTTCTCCGGCGGAACTGGACGCCCTGTGGAGGGAGCCGGCGTACACGTTCGGCGGAGCACATGACCACTTCTCAGGAAATGACAACATGACACAAG GTGAGGATGAGGGCGGGGCGCTGGGGGAGTCCGGAGaaggaggggcggagtcagaCAGTTACTGGAAGAAGAAGGAAGCTTTTCTCCGAGGAAGTAAAGTGTCGCTCGGGGAAAAATTCTCGTCAG aaattctGTTGCTTTTCACCGGTCGAAGGCGTTCAACTGGACCAGACCGGTTGTTACAGGAAGCTCTTCGAACGAGGCTGAGAGTCGTGGAGAGTAACAGCAAAGATGTCATCCAGCTCTTTAAG GACCTGTCTGCTCGTCTGGTCTCTGTCCACGCCGAGAAGGACAGCTTTGTACTCACCTTCAAAACCGTGGAGGAAATCTGGAAGTTCTCAACCTACTTAGCCTTAG GCTTCGTCGCTCGCTGCTTGGAGAACTTCTTGTGCGATCAGTCATTCTGGTTGGATCCGGAGCTTCTCAGCGACTTGGAGATAAACGTCACAGTGGATGAAGAACATCTGGCCACTTTGTATTTGGGACTTTTGCTTCAAGAAG GCTGTTTTTTTGCAAAGGCTTTATTCACGAGAAACGACATAAACGAGGATGATGAAGATCAGCTTTCGTTTAAGAAGAACGACTTGCTGTTGGCGCGGGACACCGGGCAGGAGAACATGTGGGAGGGCACCATGCTCTCGACAGGAAGTCACGGTTTGGTGCCAGTCAACGCCATGCAGCCCCTCCCCTACCCGTTCTATCA GTGGTTCCTGAGGAAGTACCCGGGCCACGCTGGATGTGCGTCGATGGAGAAGGAACTGTTTGAACATCCGATTG TGACCGGCTCGTGTGTGGCGGTGGTCGACTACAGCCCCCAGACTCCAGACGAGCTGCAGTTAAATCAGGGCGACGTCGTACAGATCGAGGGCCTGCTCCTCAGAGGACTCGCTGTTTTCGTCGCGACCCACACGTTGACGGGACAGACGGGTTTTGTCCATAAGGCCCACGTCAAACCGTTCGATACTGCACCGCT GGGCAGGCGGCTGCTGTTTctgacggaggaggagaggagcgctTTGGCCCAGGTTAAGCCGTGCAGCATCGAGCCGTGTGACAGCGGGCTACTGGACAAGCTGTTTTCTTCGGACATCAGCTCCGTCTACAGGCTCG acagacTGGATGATTCAGACTTTATGTACATCAAGAGCACACCCAAACATG ATTACAAAGTGTCGTCCAGCGCCCGCCAGAGCCTGATGTCCGAGCGCAGCAGCGGGACGCCTCCTTATCACTCGTCCCCTCGTAACTCTCTGTCTCAGGCCCCGTCGCGTCTGTCCTTCTACCAGCCCCTCAGCGCTCTGCCGCGGGAACCGGAGCGCTTGACCTTTCACCCCGAGGACACTTTCAGGGAGCTGGACGAGTTTCAGGAGGAGCCGCCCCTTTTCCTGGACGAGAGCAGCTGGGACGGGGACGAGCCGGAGCTGAATGACCCCACCCTCACTCTGCTCAGACAAGAGCACTTCCAG GCTGAGTTCGTCCCGCTCTATGACTTGCAGTATTCTTTCCTGTGGGTGACGTTCGGGGGCAGGAGTGAGGAGGATTTGTCGGGACATTTGGAGAGTGTGAGGGAGTGTGCCAAGAGGATGGGCGTCCACTGGGCCCACAGACGCGCCTGCTTCCTCCTGGGACGACTCTGTGCCAAGAAACTCAAGCTCTCCCAG GCTCGTGTTTACTATGAAGAAGCGTTGAGCGTGCACGTGGACAGCTTCAGCGACACTCCTCTGCTCATCGCCCTCGTCACGAACCTCACGGCCGTTTATTTAAAGCAGAGGATGGCAGACAAACTGCCCCTCACTTTGGAGAAGGCCTGCGCTTTGCTCTTGTGCCTGCCCTGCCATAACTTCACCTCCAGCGATGAGTTTGAACTGCTAAACCTTCTTCTGCGGAGGGCTATAGTCCTGGGGGATAAGTACCTCGAAGCTCGCGTTTGCTACCTCACCTCCAACCTTTTTTTGTCTTTACGAAAACCCGACGACGCGCTGCCTTTTGTGGAACGACTGCAATTCCTGTCGGTGACTTTATCCGCCAACGAAAACCAACCCGTCGCTCCTGTGGACTTGAACTGGCTCCTTAGCGGACTCTACCACCGCAAATACATGCCTTACTTAGCGTTAGCGTCCGTTAGCTTGGACTCGAGGCAGGACCACTCCCTTCAGGATGCGTTTCAGCGAATTGAGCTGTTCATTAAAAATTCCGTGAGGCTGAATCCGTGCTGGAGAGAAGGAACGTCGCTGCTCCCCGCTCAGATCGTGGTTTACCTGCAGCAGGCGTTGGTGATAGCGGAGCGAGAAGAAGAGCTGAACACCCAGAGGGACCTGTGTCTGGGGCTGGCGTCCCTGTACCAGCAGTACGGGGCGTTGGATAAGGCCGTGCGATGTGCCCAGCAGGGCGTAGAGACGGGCGGGCACATAAACGAGGAGGAGGGGTTTGAGGCGTCGGTTCTGTTCGGGTGGCTCCTGGTTCTGACCGGACAGGCGGAGAAGGCTCAGGCGATCCTCAAACCTCTGCTCACGTCTCTGCAG TGCTCCGACAGCCTCACACAGAGAGGAGTCATCCACAACCTGCTGGCTCTGTGTCTGAGGAGACAGGGCGAGGTCTCCGAGGCCCGCGGGCACCTCCAGTCCGCCCTGATCATCTCCAGGGAGAGCGGCAACCAGAGGAACCAGGCCCTCGCTCTCGCCAACCTGGGCTGCCTCGCCATAGATGTGGGGGCGCCCTCTGTGGCTGAAATATTACTGGTCAG ATCTCTGCACCTGTTCATGGAGCTGTGGGAGAGTCCGACAGACGAGGAGCACGTTCAGACTTACCTGTGGCTGGGGCGGAGCTACAAAGACAGGAGGCGGAGTCAGGACATCCGGAAGTGTTATGAAATGGGATTACTCATCGCGCTCCACGCCAAAAATCTGCACA GTCAGATGGTGGTGGCCAAAGTCTTAAGTCGTCTTTACGCCGACCTGCTGCTGTACGGTCAGAGCATCGTTTACTACGAGCACTGCGCCGCCGTGTCCAGAGAGCTGAAGGACAAGAGGCTGGAGGGGGAGTACCTGGAGATCCTCAGCAGCCTCTATCTGTCACTCAACACTGAGAA atcGTCTCGTAAATCTCTGGACTACACCAAACAGAGCCTGAGGATTTCCATCGACTTGGGCAAAcgggaggaggagtctgagaCGTGGCTTCAGGTGGGACGTATCTACTACCTCATCTCAGAGGACGAGCTCGCGGACATGTACCTGCAG GCAGCTGTGAAAACCGCTCTGAGAATGAACGACCCTCACTTCACCATGAGCATCTACGAAGAAGCCGGAGACGTTTACTTCAAAGGCCACAGGAATCGAATGGCCTCACTGCCGTTTTATAGA GACGGCGGTTTGCCTTTTGCACGATGTATCGGGGACGTTCACTCAGAGTTCAGATTGTTGAGCAAACTGACCGATTTGTTAATGGACCACAAAGACTGGGACGAGGCGCTGCAGTACTCCACGCTGGCTGTAGAGGTCGCAGGGAAAACAG GCGTGGACATGAACGAGTGGGCGACCTACCACCGTCTGGCCACCGTGTACTACAGACTGGAGCAGTACGAAATGGCGGAAAACTACTACCTCAAGGCTCTGTCGTTCTGTCCTCCCTCCATCCAGCACCCCCTAGAGGCGCAGTACTACACCAGAGTTTACTGCAGACTGGGCAACCTCACTCTGTACAAGCTTAAA GATGCCTTTGATGCAGTGGGCTACTTCCACTTGGCTCTGGCCGCCGCTCTGGAGGACCCCGCTAACCCCGAGGCCTTGTATGTCGTTTACATGAAGCTGGCGGAGATTTACGGAAACCACATGCCCAACGATGAGCTGTGTCAAGtccacagagacagagcccAGAGCTTAAAGAGGATCCTGGGAGGAGcaaccgccgccgccgccgccgccgctggaGAGgaagacaaacacaaaaacaatggaGCGAGTTGtcaaaaggaggaagaggattcGAGTTTGGGACGTTCAGAGCGGACAGGAGATAACATCACAGCTCCGAGGACTCGCGAGACTGATACAGACACGCAAACGTCTATTTTAGGGCACGAGGTGGAGAAAGAAGCAGATATAACTGAGCAGATCGCAGGTAGTTCAGGGGTCAACGCTCAAGAAACGATTCCCAGTCATTCCCACGGTGAGTCATTGGCCACGGCTCAAGAAAACATCACGGACGAGAGCGTTCACCAAACAACAGAAGAACAACTCGACCCGCAGACAGACCGCGCTGTCCCGGAGCGAACGACTCACACGAGAGGAATCGGTGAAGAATTATGTCCCGGAAATGTCCAGCCAAGTATCCAGAGCTCGCTGAACACGGAGGACGCCGCGTCTCGGGGGGTCACGGTCGAAAATGGAGACGCTGAAGAAGACGCCGCTGAAGAAGACCCCAAACACTTCTTCACTTTATGA
- the sh3tc2 gene encoding SH3 domain and tetratricopeptide repeat-containing protein 2 isoform X2: MGATLSHEDISPAELDALWREPAYTFGGAHDHFSGNDNMTQGEDEGGALGESGEGGAESDSYWKKKEAFLRGSKVSLGEKFSSEILLLFTGRRRSTGPDRLLQEALRTRLRVVESNSKDVIQLFKDLSARLVSVHAEKDSFVLTFKTVEEIWKFSTYLALGFVARCLENFLCDQSFWLDPELLSDLEINVTVDEEHLATLYLGLLLQEGCFFAKALFTRNDINEDDEDQLSFKKNDLLLARDTGQENMWEGTMLSTGSHGLVPVNAMQPLPYPFYQWFLRKYPGHAGCASMEKELFEHPIVTGSCVAVVDYSPQTPDELQLNQGDVVQIEGLLLRGLAVFVATHTLTGQTGFVHKAHVKPFDTAPLGRRLLFLTEEERSALAQVKPCSIEPCDSGLLDKLFSSDISSVYRLDRLDDSDFMYIKSTPKHDYKVSSSARQSLMSERSSGTPPYHSSPRNSLSQAPSRLSFYQPLSALPREPERLTFHPEDTFRELDEFQEEPPLFLDESSWDGDEPELNDPTLTLLRQEHFQAEFVPLYDLQYSFLWVTFGGRSEEDLSGHLESVRECAKRMGVHWAHRRACFLLGRLCAKKLKLSQARVYYEEALSVHVDSFSDTPLLIALVTNLTAVYLKQRMADKLPLTLEKACALLLCLPCHNFTSSDEFELLNLLLRRAIVLGDKYLEARVCYLTSNLFLSLRKPDDALPFVERLQFLSVTLSANENQPVAPVDLNWLLSGLYHRKYMPYLALASVSLDSRQDHSLQDAFQRIELFIKNSVRLNPCWREGTSLLPAQIVVYLQQALVIAEREEELNTQRDLCLGLASLYQQYGALDKAVRCAQQGVETGGHINEEEGFEASVLFGWLLVLTGQAEKAQAILKPLLTSLQCSDSLTQRGVIHNLLALCLRRQGEVSEARGHLQSALIISRESGNQRNQALALANLGCLAIDVGAPSVAEILLVRSLHLFMELWESPTDEEHVQTYLWLGRSYKDRRRSQDIRKCYEMGLLIALHAKNLHSQMVVAKVLSRLYADLLLYGQSIVYYEHCAAVSRELKDKRLEGEYLEILSSLYLSLNTEKSSRKSLDYTKQSLRISIDLGKREEESETWLQVGRIYYLISEDELADMYLQAAVKTALRMNDPHFTMSIYEEAGDVYFKGHRNRMASLPFYRDGGLPFARCIGDVHSEFRLLSKLTDLLMDHKDWDEALQYSTLAVEVAGKTGVDMNEWATYHRLATVYYRLEQYEMAENYYLKALSFCPPSIQHPLEAQYYTRVYCRLGNLTLYKLKDAFDAVGYFHLALAAALEDPANPEALYVVYMKLAEIYGNHMPNDELCQVHRDRAQSLKRILGGATAAAAAAAGEEDKHKNNGASCQKEEEDSSLGRSERTGDNITAPRTRETDTDTQTSILGHEVEKEADITEQIAGSSGVNAQETIPSHSHGESLATAQENITDESVHQTTEEQLDPQTDRAVPERTTHTRGIGEELCPGNVQPSIQSSLNTEDAASRGVTVENGDAEEDAAEEDPKHFFTL, translated from the exons ACATTTCTCCGGCGGAACTGGACGCCCTGTGGAGGGAGCCGGCGTACACGTTCGGCGGAGCACATGACCACTTCTCAGGAAATGACAACATGACACAAG GTGAGGATGAGGGCGGGGCGCTGGGGGAGTCCGGAGaaggaggggcggagtcagaCAGTTACTGGAAGAAGAAGGAAGCTTTTCTCCGAGGAAGTAAAGTGTCGCTCGGGGAAAAATTCTCGTCAG aaattctGTTGCTTTTCACCGGTCGAAGGCGTTCAACTGGACCAGACCGGTTGTTACAGGAAGCTCTTCGAACGAGGCTGAGAGTCGTGGAGAGTAACAGCAAAGATGTCATCCAGCTCTTTAAG GACCTGTCTGCTCGTCTGGTCTCTGTCCACGCCGAGAAGGACAGCTTTGTACTCACCTTCAAAACCGTGGAGGAAATCTGGAAGTTCTCAACCTACTTAGCCTTAG GCTTCGTCGCTCGCTGCTTGGAGAACTTCTTGTGCGATCAGTCATTCTGGTTGGATCCGGAGCTTCTCAGCGACTTGGAGATAAACGTCACAGTGGATGAAGAACATCTGGCCACTTTGTATTTGGGACTTTTGCTTCAAGAAG GCTGTTTTTTTGCAAAGGCTTTATTCACGAGAAACGACATAAACGAGGATGATGAAGATCAGCTTTCGTTTAAGAAGAACGACTTGCTGTTGGCGCGGGACACCGGGCAGGAGAACATGTGGGAGGGCACCATGCTCTCGACAGGAAGTCACGGTTTGGTGCCAGTCAACGCCATGCAGCCCCTCCCCTACCCGTTCTATCA GTGGTTCCTGAGGAAGTACCCGGGCCACGCTGGATGTGCGTCGATGGAGAAGGAACTGTTTGAACATCCGATTG TGACCGGCTCGTGTGTGGCGGTGGTCGACTACAGCCCCCAGACTCCAGACGAGCTGCAGTTAAATCAGGGCGACGTCGTACAGATCGAGGGCCTGCTCCTCAGAGGACTCGCTGTTTTCGTCGCGACCCACACGTTGACGGGACAGACGGGTTTTGTCCATAAGGCCCACGTCAAACCGTTCGATACTGCACCGCT GGGCAGGCGGCTGCTGTTTctgacggaggaggagaggagcgctTTGGCCCAGGTTAAGCCGTGCAGCATCGAGCCGTGTGACAGCGGGCTACTGGACAAGCTGTTTTCTTCGGACATCAGCTCCGTCTACAGGCTCG acagacTGGATGATTCAGACTTTATGTACATCAAGAGCACACCCAAACATG ATTACAAAGTGTCGTCCAGCGCCCGCCAGAGCCTGATGTCCGAGCGCAGCAGCGGGACGCCTCCTTATCACTCGTCCCCTCGTAACTCTCTGTCTCAGGCCCCGTCGCGTCTGTCCTTCTACCAGCCCCTCAGCGCTCTGCCGCGGGAACCGGAGCGCTTGACCTTTCACCCCGAGGACACTTTCAGGGAGCTGGACGAGTTTCAGGAGGAGCCGCCCCTTTTCCTGGACGAGAGCAGCTGGGACGGGGACGAGCCGGAGCTGAATGACCCCACCCTCACTCTGCTCAGACAAGAGCACTTCCAG GCTGAGTTCGTCCCGCTCTATGACTTGCAGTATTCTTTCCTGTGGGTGACGTTCGGGGGCAGGAGTGAGGAGGATTTGTCGGGACATTTGGAGAGTGTGAGGGAGTGTGCCAAGAGGATGGGCGTCCACTGGGCCCACAGACGCGCCTGCTTCCTCCTGGGACGACTCTGTGCCAAGAAACTCAAGCTCTCCCAG GCTCGTGTTTACTATGAAGAAGCGTTGAGCGTGCACGTGGACAGCTTCAGCGACACTCCTCTGCTCATCGCCCTCGTCACGAACCTCACGGCCGTTTATTTAAAGCAGAGGATGGCAGACAAACTGCCCCTCACTTTGGAGAAGGCCTGCGCTTTGCTCTTGTGCCTGCCCTGCCATAACTTCACCTCCAGCGATGAGTTTGAACTGCTAAACCTTCTTCTGCGGAGGGCTATAGTCCTGGGGGATAAGTACCTCGAAGCTCGCGTTTGCTACCTCACCTCCAACCTTTTTTTGTCTTTACGAAAACCCGACGACGCGCTGCCTTTTGTGGAACGACTGCAATTCCTGTCGGTGACTTTATCCGCCAACGAAAACCAACCCGTCGCTCCTGTGGACTTGAACTGGCTCCTTAGCGGACTCTACCACCGCAAATACATGCCTTACTTAGCGTTAGCGTCCGTTAGCTTGGACTCGAGGCAGGACCACTCCCTTCAGGATGCGTTTCAGCGAATTGAGCTGTTCATTAAAAATTCCGTGAGGCTGAATCCGTGCTGGAGAGAAGGAACGTCGCTGCTCCCCGCTCAGATCGTGGTTTACCTGCAGCAGGCGTTGGTGATAGCGGAGCGAGAAGAAGAGCTGAACACCCAGAGGGACCTGTGTCTGGGGCTGGCGTCCCTGTACCAGCAGTACGGGGCGTTGGATAAGGCCGTGCGATGTGCCCAGCAGGGCGTAGAGACGGGCGGGCACATAAACGAGGAGGAGGGGTTTGAGGCGTCGGTTCTGTTCGGGTGGCTCCTGGTTCTGACCGGACAGGCGGAGAAGGCTCAGGCGATCCTCAAACCTCTGCTCACGTCTCTGCAG TGCTCCGACAGCCTCACACAGAGAGGAGTCATCCACAACCTGCTGGCTCTGTGTCTGAGGAGACAGGGCGAGGTCTCCGAGGCCCGCGGGCACCTCCAGTCCGCCCTGATCATCTCCAGGGAGAGCGGCAACCAGAGGAACCAGGCCCTCGCTCTCGCCAACCTGGGCTGCCTCGCCATAGATGTGGGGGCGCCCTCTGTGGCTGAAATATTACTGGTCAG ATCTCTGCACCTGTTCATGGAGCTGTGGGAGAGTCCGACAGACGAGGAGCACGTTCAGACTTACCTGTGGCTGGGGCGGAGCTACAAAGACAGGAGGCGGAGTCAGGACATCCGGAAGTGTTATGAAATGGGATTACTCATCGCGCTCCACGCCAAAAATCTGCACA GTCAGATGGTGGTGGCCAAAGTCTTAAGTCGTCTTTACGCCGACCTGCTGCTGTACGGTCAGAGCATCGTTTACTACGAGCACTGCGCCGCCGTGTCCAGAGAGCTGAAGGACAAGAGGCTGGAGGGGGAGTACCTGGAGATCCTCAGCAGCCTCTATCTGTCACTCAACACTGAGAA atcGTCTCGTAAATCTCTGGACTACACCAAACAGAGCCTGAGGATTTCCATCGACTTGGGCAAAcgggaggaggagtctgagaCGTGGCTTCAGGTGGGACGTATCTACTACCTCATCTCAGAGGACGAGCTCGCGGACATGTACCTGCAG GCAGCTGTGAAAACCGCTCTGAGAATGAACGACCCTCACTTCACCATGAGCATCTACGAAGAAGCCGGAGACGTTTACTTCAAAGGCCACAGGAATCGAATGGCCTCACTGCCGTTTTATAGA GACGGCGGTTTGCCTTTTGCACGATGTATCGGGGACGTTCACTCAGAGTTCAGATTGTTGAGCAAACTGACCGATTTGTTAATGGACCACAAAGACTGGGACGAGGCGCTGCAGTACTCCACGCTGGCTGTAGAGGTCGCAGGGAAAACAG GCGTGGACATGAACGAGTGGGCGACCTACCACCGTCTGGCCACCGTGTACTACAGACTGGAGCAGTACGAAATGGCGGAAAACTACTACCTCAAGGCTCTGTCGTTCTGTCCTCCCTCCATCCAGCACCCCCTAGAGGCGCAGTACTACACCAGAGTTTACTGCAGACTGGGCAACCTCACTCTGTACAAGCTTAAA GATGCCTTTGATGCAGTGGGCTACTTCCACTTGGCTCTGGCCGCCGCTCTGGAGGACCCCGCTAACCCCGAGGCCTTGTATGTCGTTTACATGAAGCTGGCGGAGATTTACGGAAACCACATGCCCAACGATGAGCTGTGTCAAGtccacagagacagagcccAGAGCTTAAAGAGGATCCTGGGAGGAGcaaccgccgccgccgccgccgccgctggaGAGgaagacaaacacaaaaacaatggaGCGAGTTGtcaaaaggaggaagaggattcGAGTTTGGGACGTTCAGAGCGGACAGGAGATAACATCACAGCTCCGAGGACTCGCGAGACTGATACAGACACGCAAACGTCTATTTTAGGGCACGAGGTGGAGAAAGAAGCAGATATAACTGAGCAGATCGCAGGTAGTTCAGGGGTCAACGCTCAAGAAACGATTCCCAGTCATTCCCACGGTGAGTCATTGGCCACGGCTCAAGAAAACATCACGGACGAGAGCGTTCACCAAACAACAGAAGAACAACTCGACCCGCAGACAGACCGCGCTGTCCCGGAGCGAACGACTCACACGAGAGGAATCGGTGAAGAATTATGTCCCGGAAATGTCCAGCCAAGTATCCAGAGCTCGCTGAACACGGAGGACGCCGCGTCTCGGGGGGTCACGGTCGAAAATGGAGACGCTGAAGAAGACGCCGCTGAAGAAGACCCCAAACACTTCTTCACTTTATGA